A genomic stretch from Candidatus Equadaptatus faecalis includes:
- the der gene encoding ribosome biogenesis GTPase Der — protein sequence MSIVAIIGRPNVGKSSIFNRILGKRAAIVDDQPGVTRDRLYGEAEWYGKRFYVVDTGGIMSAAEHPFMDLIAKQVDLALAESDAVIFVVDGREGITPVDEDIALKLRKSGKPVVVAMNKLDSTKLEEQTFYEAYSLGFDEVFSTSAEHNSGISELIEAVSAHLPENDIDEDSEGEIRVALVGRPNVGKSSLFNRFAGEERSMVSDIAGTTRDVVDSVVDYSGVKLRFLDTAGLRRKSKVDTNIEYYSNVRTYQAIDRCHVALVLLDAQDPATEQDKRLVGQVLERGKGIILVVNKWDLENKKAQGDGMTELLLDEYPFAKHAPHVYISALSGRSLGKLPEYILQVEENRRRRISTSELNRLVRETLAFEQMPGDGKGHSLKLFYCTQADGAPPAFIFFVNDPQLCSSSFKRRLDNCLRMLGDFNGVPIKIFLREKSAKSE from the coding sequence ATGAGCATAGTTGCAATAATTGGACGCCCGAACGTGGGCAAATCCTCGATTTTTAACAGAATACTTGGGAAACGCGCGGCGATAGTCGACGACCAGCCTGGCGTTACAAGAGACAGACTGTACGGGGAAGCCGAATGGTATGGTAAAAGATTTTACGTTGTTGATACAGGCGGCATTATGTCGGCTGCGGAACATCCGTTTATGGATCTTATCGCCAAACAGGTTGACCTGGCGCTTGCGGAAAGCGACGCCGTTATTTTTGTCGTCGACGGACGCGAAGGCATAACGCCCGTTGACGAAGACATAGCGCTTAAGCTGCGCAAAAGCGGAAAACCCGTCGTTGTCGCAATGAACAAACTCGACAGCACGAAGCTTGAAGAGCAGACCTTCTATGAAGCCTATTCTCTCGGCTTTGACGAGGTGTTCTCAACGAGCGCCGAGCATAATTCGGGAATATCCGAACTTATAGAAGCAGTATCGGCACATCTGCCTGAAAACGACATTGACGAAGACAGCGAAGGCGAAATCAGGGTAGCTCTTGTCGGCAGACCTAACGTGGGCAAATCGTCGCTGTTTAACCGCTTTGCCGGTGAAGAACGCTCAATGGTGAGCGACATCGCAGGCACAACCAGGGATGTTGTGGACTCCGTAGTGGATTACAGCGGTGTAAAGCTCCGTTTCCTTGATACGGCAGGGTTGAGAAGAAAAAGCAAGGTTGATACAAACATAGAATATTATTCAAACGTACGCACCTATCAGGCAATAGACCGCTGCCACGTTGCGCTTGTGCTGCTTGATGCGCAGGATCCGGCGACAGAACAGGACAAAAGGCTGGTCGGACAGGTGCTTGAACGCGGCAAGGGAATAATTCTTGTTGTCAACAAGTGGGATTTGGAAAACAAAAAAGCGCAGGGCGACGGAATGACCGAGCTTCTGCTTGACGAATATCCGTTTGCAAAGCATGCGCCGCACGTTTACATATCGGCGCTTTCGGGCAGAAGCCTCGGGAAACTTCCGGAATACATTCTTCAGGTGGAAGAAAACCGACGGCGCAGAATTTCAACCTCGGAGCTTAACAGGCTTGTACGCGAGACGCTGGCTTTTGAGCAGATGCCTGGAGACGGAAAAGGACACAGCCTGAAGCTCTTCTACTGCACTCAGGCAGACGGAGCGCCCCCTGCGTTTATATTCTTTGTGAATGATCCGCAGCTCTGCTCAAGCTCGTTCAAACGCCGTCTGGACAACTGTCTGAGAATGCTCGGGGACTTTAACGGGGTGCCGATCAAGATATTTTTGAGGGAAAAAAGCGCAAAATCTGAATAA
- a CDS encoding cyclase family protein — MYKLWENLKELKKMEWVELSHLMNNDSPYWSGIPEGAAELGNTLFDWGNPMLECEIQQFKFPGQFGTHIDFPAHFIKGAETAESFTMKNAAFPLCVIDISEKAAKDPHYAVTSDDIKEYEAEYGIIPEGAFVALRTDWYKNWPDMDAMSGTDADGGENFPGWSLDAIKYIYEVRHAAANGHETLDTDASAEAAKAGDLACERYVLANGHLQIEVLCNLDRVPPAGAILFAAWPNFEGANGLPCRTFAIFEK, encoded by the coding sequence ATGTACAAGCTTTGGGAAAACTTAAAAGAACTTAAAAAAATGGAATGGGTAGAACTGTCGCACCTCATGAACAACGACAGTCCATACTGGAGCGGAATACCCGAAGGAGCTGCTGAGCTTGGCAATACTCTTTTTGACTGGGGCAATCCCATGCTGGAATGCGAAATTCAGCAGTTCAAATTTCCCGGACAATTCGGAACTCACATTGATTTTCCCGCGCATTTCATAAAGGGCGCTGAAACTGCCGAAAGCTTTACTATGAAAAACGCCGCTTTCCCGCTCTGCGTAATCGATATTTCCGAAAAAGCAGCCAAAGATCCACACTATGCGGTTACGTCAGACGATATAAAGGAATACGAAGCAGAATACGGCATAATACCTGAAGGCGCTTTTGTCGCTCTGAGAACTGACTGGTACAAAAATTGGCCTGATATGGACGCAATGTCCGGCACCGATGCTGACGGGGGAGAAAATTTTCCGGGCTGGTCACTCGATGCCATAAAATACATTTACGAAGTCCGACACGCCGCGGCAAACGGACATGAAACGCTTGATACCGATGCTTCCGCCGAGGCGGCAAAAGCAGGCGACCTTGCCTGTGAACGCTACGTTCTTGCAAACGGGCACCTTCAGATTGAAGTATTGTGCAATCTGGACAGGGTGCCGCCCGCAGGTGCCATACTTTTTGCGGCATGGCCGAATTTCGAAGGCGCAAACGGACTGCCCTGCAGAACCTTCGCTATTTTTGAAAAATAA
- a CDS encoding HU family DNA-binding protein yields the protein MTKTDLINAVAKEAELTKKKATEVVAATFGTIAAELAKGGKVQLVGFGTFQVNKRAARTGRNPQNPKKTIKIPAKKVPAFRAGKALKDIVNK from the coding sequence ATGACAAAGACAGATCTTATCAATGCAGTGGCAAAAGAAGCCGAACTCACGAAGAAGAAAGCTACGGAAGTAGTAGCAGCAACATTTGGCACAATCGCAGCCGAACTCGCCAAAGGCGGAAAAGTACAGCTCGTCGGATTTGGCACATTCCAGGTCAACAAACGCGCTGCACGTACGGGACGCAACCCGCAGAACCCCAAGAAAACAATCAAAATTCCTGCGAAGAAAGTCCCCGCATTCCGCGCCGGCAAAGCTCTTAAAGACATCGTCAACAAATAG
- a CDS encoding amidohydrolase: MKKILCDAVDSAACTVQSYADDIAAHPELGFAETRTAEMLAKELEALGLSVQKGLALTGVRADLACGKKGPRIAVLGELDAVPCAAHPMADPVTAASHSCGHNLQTSIVLAAASALAKTEVCKELAGSVAFIGTPAEEFIEITKRNEMRKEGKIKYLCGKPEMIRLGVFDDIDMSVMIHAGENIKGPGFAIPKGGNGFRTFMLKYVGRQAHAAAAPEQGINALYAAVAGINAVNTLRETFRDEDRVRVHFIITKGGDTVNCVPDDVRLEGYVRATTAEKIDEIFDKVIRAFRSGADALGAECLVNSFPGDMPFVPSQAFNRVFEENAVSVAGRGNVQADTIFAASSDMGDVMHIMPAIHPFGGGVEGAYHSKDFKVLDFEAAVLMPAKAILMSIVDLLADDASKAREILADFKPVYTKEEYLAAMDRRFFSEI; this comes from the coding sequence ATGAAAAAGATATTATGCGACGCGGTTGATTCTGCGGCATGCACCGTTCAGAGCTATGCAGACGACATAGCGGCGCATCCTGAACTGGGCTTTGCAGAAACGCGTACGGCAGAGATGCTTGCAAAGGAACTTGAGGCGCTCGGACTCAGCGTGCAGAAAGGTCTTGCCCTTACAGGCGTACGCGCTGATCTTGCGTGTGGTAAAAAAGGTCCGCGTATTGCCGTTCTCGGTGAACTTGACGCTGTACCCTGCGCCGCGCACCCTATGGCAGACCCTGTAACAGCCGCTTCACATTCCTGCGGACACAATCTTCAGACTTCAATAGTTTTGGCGGCCGCATCGGCTCTTGCCAAGACGGAAGTTTGTAAAGAGCTTGCAGGTTCCGTGGCGTTTATAGGAACACCCGCGGAGGAATTTATAGAAATCACAAAGAGAAATGAAATGCGCAAGGAAGGGAAAATAAAATATCTTTGCGGAAAACCTGAAATGATCCGCCTCGGAGTTTTTGACGACATTGATATGTCAGTTATGATTCATGCGGGCGAAAACATTAAAGGCCCCGGTTTCGCAATTCCGAAAGGCGGCAATGGTTTCCGCACGTTCATGCTGAAATACGTGGGACGCCAGGCGCACGCCGCAGCTGCCCCCGAACAGGGAATTAACGCGCTGTATGCGGCGGTTGCCGGTATCAACGCCGTTAACACGCTGCGCGAAACCTTCAGAGACGAAGACAGAGTGCGCGTTCATTTTATAATTACCAAGGGCGGCGACACTGTTAACTGCGTTCCTGACGACGTAAGGCTCGAAGGCTACGTCCGCGCGACGACGGCGGAAAAAATCGACGAAATTTTTGACAAGGTTATCCGCGCTTTCCGTTCGGGAGCTGATGCGCTGGGTGCAGAATGTCTTGTCAATTCCTTCCCCGGCGATATGCCTTTCGTGCCTTCACAGGCTTTTAACCGCGTCTTTGAAGAAAATGCCGTTTCTGTCGCAGGACGCGGGAACGTTCAGGCTGATACAATTTTTGCCGCTTCTTCGGACATGGGCGACGTCATGCACATAATGCCCGCAATTCACCCGTTCGGCGGAGGCGTTGAAGGTGCCTATCATTCAAAAGACTTCAAGGTTCTTGATTTTGAGGCGGCAGTTTTAATGCCAGCAAAAGCAATTCTCATGTCAATCGTTGACCTTTTGGCTGACGACGCTTCAAAAGCGAGAGAAATTCTTGCAGACTTCAAACCTGTCTATACCAAGGAAGAATATCTTGCGGCGATGGATCGCAGATTCTTCTCGGAAATATAG
- a CDS encoding DUF3100 domain-containing protein, with translation MELVEKALRNKKLHTLALILTIAAELIGTWKFKLGPAMLVLVPLLYSFMLGALCGIKSLKVLNEDDMYQASSLVGVTFFLLMARYGTLVGPNFFEVMKNGAALVLQEFGNIGTVFLGIPVAVLLGLRREAVGAAFSNAREPNLAIIGEKYGLNSPEGFGVMGVYITGTVFGAIFCSLLSSVIASTMGWFFSPEALAMATGTGSASMMTAALAPLTEMFPAKKEILTAYAAASNMLSGLDGTYMCVFLSLPISNWLVRKMGVKDAPSVPAADDNVYSTKK, from the coding sequence ATGGAACTCGTCGAAAAGGCGCTGCGCAATAAAAAGCTGCATACTCTTGCACTTATTCTTACGATTGCCGCAGAGCTGATAGGAACATGGAAGTTCAAACTTGGTCCTGCCATGCTTGTTCTTGTTCCGCTTCTCTATTCATTTATGCTGGGTGCCCTTTGTGGTATCAAATCACTCAAGGTGCTGAACGAAGACGATATGTATCAGGCATCGTCGCTCGTCGGTGTAACCTTCTTCCTTCTCATGGCACGATATGGCACATTGGTTGGCCCTAACTTCTTTGAAGTTATGAAAAACGGCGCCGCGCTTGTGCTTCAGGAATTCGGCAACATTGGCACGGTTTTCCTTGGGATTCCTGTCGCAGTCCTTCTCGGACTTCGCCGTGAAGCAGTCGGCGCGGCGTTCTCAAACGCGCGTGAACCGAACCTTGCAATCATCGGTGAAAAATACGGACTCAACTCACCCGAAGGCTTCGGCGTTATGGGTGTCTACATCACAGGCACAGTTTTCGGCGCAATATTCTGCAGCCTTCTCAGCTCTGTAATCGCTTCAACAATGGGCTGGTTCTTCTCGCCGGAAGCGCTTGCGATGGCGACAGGCACCGGAAGCGCGTCAATGATGACCGCCGCTCTTGCGCCTCTTACCGAAATGTTCCCTGCAAAGAAAGAAATACTTACTGCCTATGCCGCGGCAAGCAACATGCTTTCAGGACTTGACGGTACCTACATGTGCGTATTCCTCAGCCTGCCGATTTCAAACTGGCTCGTTCGCAAAATGGGCGTAAAAGATGCCCCGAGCGTTCCTGCGGCTGATGACAACGTCTATTCGACAAAGAAGTAG